One window from the genome of Pseudanabaenaceae cyanobacterium SKYG29 encodes:
- a CDS encoding chromophore lyase CpcT/CpeT codes for MRLKLAEWLAGDFSNRAQAQANPRDFAHIRVFFCPLPWSFFNDVGFYSEQMFDHDLWTPYRQGVHRLIDRGDHIYVENYALKDSIRFAGAAREPSILATITPQDIERRWHCAMVFTWEGDRFRGSVEGNRCLIEKNGKLTYLVSEVELTATTFTSWDRGMDVETNYQVWGSEHGALQFSKRESYPLPPEYVAYNC; via the coding sequence ATGAGGCTAAAACTAGCGGAGTGGTTAGCAGGGGATTTTAGCAATCGGGCGCAGGCACAGGCTAATCCTAGAGACTTTGCCCATATCCGTGTCTTTTTCTGTCCCTTGCCCTGGTCTTTCTTCAACGATGTGGGGTTCTATTCCGAACAAATGTTTGACCATGACCTGTGGACACCCTATCGCCAGGGGGTACATCGCCTCATCGATCGGGGGGATCACATCTACGTGGAAAACTACGCCCTCAAAGACAGCATCAGGTTTGCGGGAGCAGCGCGGGAACCCAGTATTTTAGCTACGATCACTCCCCAAGACATCGAACGGCGGTGGCACTGCGCTATGGTCTTTACGTGGGAGGGGGACAGATTTCGTGGGTCTGTGGAGGGTAATCGCTGCCTTATCGAGAAAAATGGCAAGTTAACTTATCTAGTAAGCGAAGTAGAATTGACAGCCACCACCTTTACCAGTTGGGATAGGGGCATGGATGTAGAAACTAATTACCAGGTTTGGGGGTCAGAACATGGGGCACTGCAGTTTAGCAAACGGGAGAGCTACCCACTGCCGCCAGAATATGTTGCCTACAACTGCTGA
- a CDS encoding CpeR family transcriptional regulator: protein MQNWIRSRHLICQGNFFIFETVDYSTIERFSQCIRVLGGTIISVEPIDKLWMGDHRQVILYRVRSSLHTPGHSLKQYWIKYGSFRTRFDRGS from the coding sequence TTGCAAAATTGGATTCGCAGCCGTCATCTGATTTGCCAGGGAAACTTCTTTATTTTTGAAACCGTTGACTACAGCACGATCGAGCGTTTTTCCCAATGTATTCGGGTGCTGGGGGGAACTATCATTTCCGTAGAACCGATCGATAAACTATGGATGGGCGACCATCGCCAAGTAATTTTGTATAGAGTCCGATCGAGCTTGCACACACCTGGTCACTCCCTGAAGCAATATTGGATTAAATACGGTAGTTTCCGTACCCGCTTTGATCGGGGCAGTTAA
- a CDS encoding phycobilisome rod-core linker polypeptide: MALWITNDRVELTKNATEEDLQVVIRAVYRQVLSNAHILESERLTTAESMLRNGDITVRGFVRAVGLSDLYRRLFFETSSPYRFVELNFKHFLGRAPQDQAEVAEHVRRYSEQGYEAEINSYIDSPEYQEHFGENVVPYMVGSQSQVGVRNVVFNRTFALVRGFAADTVGKDAKLISDIGIDLPTKIVPPARGSGAYSNTGKRFRITASKSAMNSRRSITTTEVGYNQLSDTIQNIQRGGGRIISIKEVA, translated from the coding sequence ATGGCACTGTGGATTACCAACGATCGGGTTGAGCTAACCAAGAACGCCACGGAAGAAGACTTGCAAGTTGTGATACGGGCTGTCTATCGCCAGGTACTGAGCAATGCTCATATTTTGGAGAGTGAGCGCCTCACTACTGCTGAATCCATGCTGCGCAATGGGGATATTACAGTGCGGGGGTTTGTACGGGCAGTAGGTTTATCTGACCTCTATCGCCGTCTGTTTTTTGAAACTTCTTCCCCCTATCGCTTTGTGGAGTTGAACTTTAAGCACTTCTTAGGACGTGCGCCCCAGGACCAGGCAGAGGTTGCCGAACATGTGCGCCGCTACAGCGAACAGGGCTATGAAGCGGAAATCAACTCCTACATTGACAGTCCTGAGTACCAAGAGCACTTTGGCGAAAATGTAGTGCCCTATATGGTGGGTAGTCAAAGTCAGGTAGGAGTGCGCAATGTAGTGTTCAACCGTACTTTTGCTCTAGTGCGGGGCTTTGCTGCTGATACAGTCGGGAAAGATGCCAAGTTGATTTCTGATATCGGTATCGACCTGCCTACTAAGATTGTGCCACCAGCACGGGGGTCAGGGGCATACAGCAATACGGGCAAGCGCTTCCGCATTACTGCTAGTAAGTCCGCTATGAATAGCCGTCGCAGTATCACCACAACGGAAGTAGGCTATAATCAGCTCTCTGACACTATCCAAAATATTCAGAGGGGCGGTGGTAGGATCATTTCCATCAAGGAAGTTGCCTAA
- a CDS encoding ATP-binding protein, with protein sequence MADLQEKIKQLEDRIKELEQEKADLEELLETTTLHADIIQENLQNSEARLKALLNVVPDAIWRIRSDGLIVELVKLPTDPLLAREIHLFRDLIGKNIINVYPEEIAELTLKHIRKCLERQTLQVFEYPFILSSTTAYLENRIVPFDANHVIVFVRDITERINFEKELEKAKEAADSANRSKSEFLASMSHELRTPLNAILGFSQLLSRSNNLDREQREFVEAIERGGEHLLDLINDVLTISKIEAGKVELNPTSFHLGRLLELIEEMMQVRAKQKGLYLRFSIEEGTPLLIRTDQGKLKQVIINLVSNAIKFTKVGGVTVHACLEDVRHLRFIVTDTGVGIAEDELNNLFGAFVQTSSGKNSQEGTGLGLAICHKFVQLMGGKFNVYSQVGKGSSFQFTIEFDLAQPEEISQPEPKARVVGLAPGQPEFRILVVEDRPDNRYLLTKLLESVGFTVATANNGKEGIEKWREWQPHLIWMDMNMPVMDGFTATRTIKSLPGGERTKVIALSASVFEEERNKVLASGCDDYACKPLVEEVIFAKMAEHLGVEYIYAQDTVTSPPLEEKFVLTREALLRVMPPHWIEQLEQAATALKKKQVFKLIEQIPPGHDPLKQALAEMADSYQYDAIVELCS encoded by the coding sequence ATGGCAGACTTGCAGGAGAAAATCAAACAGTTAGAGGACAGGATCAAGGAACTGGAACAGGAAAAGGCAGACCTGGAAGAATTGTTGGAAACCACCACTTTGCATGCCGACATTATTCAGGAAAACCTGCAGAACAGTGAAGCCCGCTTAAAAGCCCTGCTCAACGTAGTGCCCGACGCGATTTGGCGCATTCGATCGGATGGTTTAATTGTTGAGCTAGTGAAACTACCCACTGACCCCCTACTGGCGCGGGAGATTCATCTGTTTCGTGACCTAATTGGCAAGAACATCATCAATGTCTACCCTGAAGAAATTGCAGAACTGACCCTCAAACATATCAGGAAATGCTTAGAGAGACAGACTTTGCAGGTGTTTGAATACCCCTTTATTTTGTCCAGCACGACTGCCTATTTAGAAAACCGCATTGTCCCCTTTGATGCCAACCATGTAATTGTATTTGTGCGGGATATTACGGAGCGTATCAACTTTGAAAAAGAACTGGAAAAAGCAAAGGAAGCGGCAGATAGTGCTAACCGCTCCAAGAGTGAATTTTTAGCCAGTATGAGCCATGAATTGCGCACCCCCCTGAATGCCATTTTGGGCTTTTCCCAGTTGTTGAGCCGCAGTAATAATCTCGATCGGGAACAGCGGGAATTTGTAGAAGCGATCGAGCGGGGGGGAGAACATCTTCTGGATTTAATCAACGATGTCCTGACCATTTCTAAGATTGAAGCAGGCAAAGTAGAACTTAATCCGACTAGTTTTCATCTGGGGCGCTTGCTGGAACTAATAGAAGAAATGATGCAAGTAAGAGCCAAACAAAAGGGATTATATCTACGGTTTTCGATCGAAGAAGGTACTCCCTTACTGATTAGAACTGACCAGGGTAAACTAAAACAGGTGATCATTAATTTAGTTAGTAACGCTATCAAGTTTACCAAAGTAGGTGGTGTAACAGTCCATGCCTGTTTAGAGGATGTGCGCCATCTGCGATTCATTGTGACAGATACGGGGGTTGGTATTGCCGAAGATGAATTAAATAACCTATTTGGTGCCTTTGTCCAGACTAGTTCGGGCAAAAATTCCCAGGAAGGGACGGGATTAGGTTTAGCCATTTGTCATAAGTTTGTGCAATTAATGGGGGGTAAATTCAATGTCTACAGTCAGGTAGGCAAAGGCAGTTCCTTTCAATTTACGATCGAGTTTGACCTTGCCCAACCAGAAGAAATTTCCCAGCCTGAACCAAAGGCAAGGGTGGTTGGTTTAGCACCAGGACAGCCAGAATTTCGCATTTTAGTTGTGGAAGACCGCCCCGATAATCGGTACTTGTTGACGAAACTGTTAGAATCTGTGGGATTTACCGTAGCTACTGCTAATAACGGCAAAGAGGGGATAGAGAAATGGCGGGAGTGGCAGCCCCATTTAATCTGGATGGATATGAATATGCCTGTCATGGATGGATTTACAGCGACTCGCACAATCAAATCTTTGCCAGGGGGTGAACGCACCAAAGTTATTGCTCTCTCTGCCAGCGTGTTTGAAGAGGAAAGAAACAAAGTGCTGGCTAGTGGTTGTGATGATTATGCCTGTAAACCGCTAGTGGAAGAGGTTATTTTCGCTAAGATGGCGGAACATTTAGGGGTGGAATACATCTATGCTCAGGATACAGTAACGTCCCCGCCCCTGGAGGAGAAGTTTGTTTTGACGCGCGAAGCCTTATTACGAGTGATGCCCCCCCACTGGATTGAACAGTTGGAACAAGCAGCAACAGCGTTGAAAAAGAAACAGGTGTTTAAGTTGATTGAACAAATTCCCCCAGGACACGATCCTCTGAAGCAGGCACTGGCAGAGATGGCAGACAGCTATCAGTATGATGCGATCGTAGAACTATGTAGTTAG
- a CDS encoding phycobiliprotein lyase gives MAGARWDITTFVERSIGSWRSQRSVHHLAFAHFEAVTSTITVTSLSPQDERVGQLCQLHGVETDRVVAPFLMTWEGQSDWDGEISKGESLLVPVPSDTYRGKLLRDKGYAEAMPAVGEYYLTEDNTFVLVTPYDRAAAEEKIWFINDNVRCRVSLIKTSGGSGVVTASFSSEIKQKL, from the coding sequence ATGGCAGGGGCAAGGTGGGATATTACTACATTTGTGGAACGATCGATCGGGTCTTGGCGGTCGCAGCGGAGTGTCCATCATCTTGCCTTTGCCCATTTTGAAGCAGTTACTTCTACCATCACCGTCACTAGCCTTAGTCCCCAGGATGAGCGGGTGGGGCAACTGTGTCAATTGCATGGGGTGGAGACCGATCGGGTAGTAGCACCTTTCCTGATGACCTGGGAGGGACAATCGGACTGGGATGGGGAAATCTCCAAGGGCGAGAGTTTACTGGTGCCTGTCCCCAGTGATACCTACAGGGGCAAGTTATTGCGGGACAAGGGCTATGCGGAAGCCATGCCGGCGGTGGGGGAATATTACCTGACAGAGGACAATACTTTTGTGCTGGTGACCCCCTACGATCGGGCTGCTGCCGAGGAAAAAATTTGGTTTATCAATGACAATGTGCGTTGTCGGGTCTCCCTGATTAAAACCAGTGGGGGCAGTGGCGTGGTGACTGCTTCCTTCTCGTCTGAAATCAAGCAAAAGTTATGA
- a CDS encoding response regulator, with product MIGQLADQRYRVVSILGSGGFGCTYLAHDTRRPGEPVCVVKELAPASDDPKVLEIARRLFISEAATLEKLGNHDQIPRLLAYFEENGGFYLVQEFVDGITLDRELRQGDKWGADRVIELLQQVLEVLAFVHAHNVIHRDVKPANIMRRHRDRKLVLLDFGAVKEVRNAATSNDSNTAPKTVSIGTVGYAAPEQLQGKPRESSDVYSLGVIAIQALTGELPEEFLEDEMGEILWQAPDIPPDLYRIIRKMAKRNYRERYTSAQDALADLQPLIELQREQLSAPTAIFIPGQKENSEPLSPITDTDSESTKAEILLVDDKPENLRLLSTMLEEQGYEVREAINGNQALKSTQASPPDLILLDINMPGLNGYEVCQRLKADPTTSHIPVIFISAQDEAWDKVKAFSAGGVDYITKPFKVMEVLARIETHLKLGKLVKRVTELQNQLRIEIQKRQNLETLLEQARQEINQLKQGS from the coding sequence ATGATCGGGCAACTAGCAGACCAACGCTATCGAGTGGTAAGCATTCTAGGCAGTGGGGGGTTTGGCTGTACTTATCTTGCCCATGATACTCGTCGCCCTGGCGAACCAGTCTGTGTAGTTAAAGAACTTGCCCCTGCTTCCGATGACCCCAAAGTGCTAGAAATTGCCCGTCGTTTGTTTATTAGTGAAGCTGCCACTCTGGAAAAACTAGGTAACCATGACCAAATCCCCCGTCTGTTGGCTTACTTTGAGGAAAATGGGGGTTTTTATCTGGTGCAGGAGTTTGTAGATGGTATCACTCTCGATCGGGAGTTACGCCAAGGGGACAAATGGGGAGCCGATCGGGTTATAGAACTGCTGCAGCAAGTGTTGGAAGTTCTTGCCTTTGTCCATGCCCACAACGTTATACACCGCGATGTCAAACCTGCCAATATTATGCGTCGTCACCGCGATCGGAAACTAGTACTTTTAGATTTCGGTGCTGTTAAGGAAGTGCGCAACGCCGCTACTAGTAATGACTCTAACACTGCACCCAAAACCGTTTCCATTGGCACAGTTGGCTATGCTGCTCCTGAGCAACTGCAGGGGAAACCCAGAGAAAGTAGCGATGTCTACTCTTTGGGAGTAATTGCTATTCAAGCCCTGACGGGAGAACTACCTGAGGAATTTTTAGAGGACGAGATGGGAGAAATTTTGTGGCAGGCACCAGACATTCCCCCCGATCTCTATCGTATCATCCGCAAAATGGCAAAGCGCAACTACCGTGAACGCTACACCAGTGCCCAGGATGCCCTAGCCGACCTGCAGCCCCTGATTGAGCTACAACGGGAACAGCTGTCTGCGCCTACTGCCATTTTTATCCCTGGGCAAAAGGAAAATAGTGAACCCCTCTCCCCCATCACTGATACTGACTCAGAATCTACCAAAGCCGAAATTCTGCTTGTGGATGACAAACCGGAAAATTTGCGCCTACTGTCTACAATGCTAGAGGAACAGGGCTATGAGGTCAGAGAAGCCATCAATGGCAACCAGGCCCTTAAATCCACCCAAGCCTCACCCCCTGATTTGATCTTGTTGGACATAAATATGCCGGGCTTAAATGGCTACGAAGTCTGTCAACGTCTCAAAGCTGACCCCACAACTAGCCATATTCCTGTGATTTTTATCAGTGCCCAGGACGAAGCCTGGGATAAAGTAAAAGCCTTTTCCGCGGGCGGCGTAGACTATATCACCAAACCCTTCAAAGTGATGGAAGTCCTTGCCCGCATTGAAACCCACTTAAAATTAGGGAAATTGGTCAAAAGGGTAACAGAATTGCAAAATCAGTTGCGGATAGAAATACAAAAGCGGCAAAATTTAGAAACGTTACTGGAACAAGCTCGTCAGGAAATTAACCAATTGAAACAGGGAAGCTAG
- a CDS encoding ABC transporter substrate-binding protein has translation MSNRFLNRREFLLAAGTAAGAIFLDKATSYAQQPGKPETTKIRLGYLPIVESAPLIIAQEKGFFAKYGMTEVEVVKQANWASARDNVVIGSEGGGIDGGMWQMPMPHLITEGVITNGRKVPMYVLAMLVTQGNGIAISKSLQGQGLHLRIKDPGVIKNFSSARGRKFKVAYTFPGGNQELWIRYWLAANGIDPDKDVDMVTIPPAETVQGMRTGTVDAFSTGDPWPYRIVEENAGFLGALTAQMWRFHPEEYLAIRADWVDKHPNATIALLRGIFDAQQWCDQRVNRAEMAKLLSGRNFFNVREDILIDPFLGQYDMGDGQAKVNDFTMGPLYWQDGRGSVSYPYKSHDLWFLIETMRWGLHRGFIKSVEQARALVDRVNREDIWRRAAQAAGIKPPASPSRGVETFFDGVRFDPANPQAYLNQLKIKRV, from the coding sequence ATGTCTAATCGTTTCCTTAATCGACGGGAATTTTTACTAGCCGCTGGCACTGCTGCGGGAGCAATATTCCTCGATAAAGCCACTAGCTATGCTCAACAACCTGGCAAACCTGAGACCACTAAAATTCGCCTAGGTTACTTACCCATCGTGGAATCCGCACCCCTAATCATTGCCCAGGAAAAAGGCTTTTTCGCTAAGTACGGCATGACTGAGGTAGAAGTTGTCAAGCAAGCTAACTGGGCTTCAGCGCGGGACAATGTGGTAATTGGTAGTGAGGGGGGCGGCATTGATGGCGGGATGTGGCAAATGCCAATGCCTCACCTGATTACTGAGGGGGTAATTACCAACGGGCGCAAGGTACCCATGTATGTACTAGCAATGCTGGTTACCCAGGGCAATGGGATTGCCATTTCCAAGAGTTTACAGGGACAGGGGTTGCATTTACGCATAAAAGACCCTGGTGTGATTAAAAACTTCAGCAGTGCTAGGGGACGTAAATTTAAGGTAGCCTACACCTTTCCCGGTGGTAATCAGGAGCTGTGGATTCGCTACTGGTTAGCAGCCAACGGCATTGACCCCGATAAAGATGTGGACATGGTCACTATTCCGCCTGCGGAAACTGTGCAGGGGATGAGAACGGGTACAGTAGACGCCTTTAGTACGGGCGACCCCTGGCCCTACCGTATAGTGGAAGAGAATGCTGGTTTTTTGGGAGCATTAACAGCGCAGATGTGGCGTTTTCACCCTGAGGAGTACCTAGCAATTCGGGCAGACTGGGTGGATAAACATCCCAATGCGACGATAGCACTCCTGCGCGGTATATTTGATGCCCAACAGTGGTGTGATCAACGAGTCAATAGAGCAGAGATGGCAAAACTTCTGTCAGGAAGAAATTTCTTCAATGTGCGGGAGGATATTCTAATTGACCCCTTCCTAGGTCAGTACGACATGGGGGACGGACAAGCCAAGGTCAATGACTTCACCATGGGACCCCTGTACTGGCAGGATGGTAGAGGCAGTGTTTCTTATCCCTACAAAAGCCATGACCTCTGGTTTCTGATAGAAACTATGCGCTGGGGTTTACATCGTGGCTTCATCAAGAGTGTTGAGCAGGCACGTGCCCTAGTCGATCGGGTTAATCGAGAAGACATCTGGCGGCGGGCAGCCCAAGCTGCCGGAATCAAACCCCCAGCCAGCCCCTCCCGCGGAGTAGAAACCTTTTTCGATGGTGTCAGATTCGATCCTGCCAATCCCCAGGCATACCTCAATCAACTCAAAATCAAACGGGTTTAG
- a CDS encoding phycobilisome linker polypeptide, whose translation MPFGPASRLGVSLFDETPPMEWVPGRSVEEAETMIRAVYRQVLGNAYVMESERLEVAESQFKRGELSVREFVRAVAKSDLYRSRFFEDVPRYRAIELNFRHLLGRAPLNLEEMRYHSNILDTEGFEAEIDSYINSDEYQTVFGEYVVPYLRGYKSEACQSMVQFTHFFQLVRGASTSSLKADLAGKSPKLNSLVIQEIPTPVVAPGLTFRTPALGSRSRHGVDASAGGKVYRIEVTGYRSKVVNNVSKFRRSNQVFLVPYEKLSEEYQRIHRQGGVIASITPL comes from the coding sequence ATGCCGTTTGGACCAGCATCCCGTTTGGGAGTCAGTCTCTTCGACGAAACCCCGCCCATGGAGTGGGTACCAGGACGATCGGTGGAAGAGGCGGAAACGATGATCCGCGCTGTCTATCGCCAGGTGTTGGGCAATGCTTATGTCATGGAAAGTGAGCGCCTTGAGGTAGCCGAGTCCCAATTCAAGCGCGGTGAACTGAGTGTGCGGGAATTCGTGCGGGCAGTAGCCAAATCTGACCTCTATCGCTCCCGCTTCTTTGAGGATGTGCCCCGATATAGAGCGATCGAGTTAAATTTCCGCCACCTCTTGGGACGTGCTCCCCTCAACCTAGAGGAAATGCGCTACCACAGCAACATCCTGGATACCGAGGGCTTCGAGGCAGAGATTGATAGTTACATCAACAGTGACGAATACCAAACCGTGTTTGGGGAATATGTAGTACCGTATCTGCGCGGTTACAAGTCGGAAGCTTGCCAGAGCATGGTACAGTTTACCCACTTCTTCCAACTGGTGCGGGGAGCTTCTACTAGCAGCCTCAAAGCAGATTTAGCTGGCAAGTCGCCCAAGCTCAACTCCTTGGTAATCCAGGAAATTCCTACCCCTGTAGTAGCACCAGGTTTGACCTTCCGTACCCCTGCTCTCGGCTCTCGTTCCCGTCATGGGGTGGACGCCAGTGCGGGTGGCAAGGTTTATCGCATCGAAGTTACGGGCTACCGCTCCAAGGTGGTCAACAATGTTTCCAAATTCCGCCGCAGCAATCAGGTGTTCCTGGTGCCCTACGAAAAACTGTCCGAGGAATACCAACGCATACATCGCCAAGGCGGTGTTATTGCCAGTATCACTCCCCTCTAG
- a CDS encoding phycobilisome rod-core linker polypeptide has translation MRTLLAPLELRPNSTTEEVQTIIRAVYKQVLGNPHVMESERLVTAESKLCNREISVKEFVRLVAKSDFYKSRYFESCAPYRFVELNFRHLLGRAPQDQREVSEHIVRCVTEGYDAEIDSYIDSEEYQKAFGDNIVPYDRGTSTESNYKQLGYNFMFALDRGPAQVDSAVKESQLVMNLGLNRANKIKPSTSGVIGSGTEKKFKILATGFKYDSRRRYSTTEYLVPASKMTPQIQRIQRAGGKIVSITEVA, from the coding sequence ATGAGAACTTTATTGGCACCTTTGGAATTGCGTCCCAACAGCACCACAGAAGAGGTTCAAACCATCATCCGTGCTGTCTATAAGCAGGTTTTGGGCAATCCCCATGTTATGGAGAGTGAGCGCTTGGTTACCGCTGAGTCTAAGCTGTGTAATCGGGAAATCTCGGTGAAGGAATTTGTCCGCCTGGTGGCTAAGTCGGATTTCTACAAGAGTCGCTATTTTGAAAGCTGTGCTCCCTACCGCTTCGTGGAGTTGAATTTCCGTCATCTCTTGGGGCGCGCTCCCCAGGACCAACGGGAAGTTTCCGAACATATTGTCCGCTGTGTTACCGAGGGCTATGACGCTGAAATTGACTCCTACATCGACAGCGAAGAGTACCAGAAAGCTTTTGGCGATAACATTGTGCCCTACGATCGGGGTACCAGTACGGAAAGTAACTACAAGCAACTGGGTTATAACTTCATGTTTGCCCTCGATCGGGGCCCTGCCCAGGTAGATAGTGCAGTCAAGGAGTCGCAGCTGGTGATGAACTTGGGTCTAAACCGCGCTAACAAGATCAAGCCTTCTACCAGTGGGGTGATTGGTTCAGGGACGGAGAAGAAGTTCAAGATTTTGGCTACAGGCTTTAAGTATGACAGCCGCCGTCGCTATAGCACTACGGAGTATCTGGTGCCTGCCAGCAAAATGACTCCCCAAATCCAACGCATCCAACGGGCAGGCGGCAAAATCGTCAGCATCACAGAGGTAGCCTAA